The proteins below come from a single Corynebacterium cystitidis genomic window:
- the rpsF gene encoding 30S ribosomal protein S6 — translation MRSVRHYEVMIILDPQQDERTVAPSLDKYLERVRKDNGTVENVDVWGKRRLAYPINKKEEGIYVVVNLECEADTVSEFDRVVNLSDNVMRTKVLRTDK, via the coding sequence ATGAGGTCCGTGCGTCACTATGAAGTCATGATCATTCTTGATCCGCAACAAGATGAGCGCACTGTCGCCCCGTCCCTAGATAAGTATCTAGAGCGCGTCCGCAAGGATAATGGCACAGTGGAAAACGTTGATGTGTGGGGTAAGCGTCGTCTTGCCTACCCGATCAACAAGAAGGAAGAAGGAATCTACGTTGTTGTTAACCTCGAGTGCGAGGCCGACACCGTTTCCGAGTTTGACCGCGTTGTTAACCTAAGCGACAACGTCATGCGTACCAAGGTTCTGCGAACCGACAAGTAA